In Micromonospora sp. NBC_01813, the following are encoded in one genomic region:
- a CDS encoding 3-keto-5-aminohexanoate cleavage protein, whose translation MTTTTLITVAPTGAESAKSEVPALPVTLDELLRTAIECEAIGASVIHVHVRDDAAAPTLDQGRLRATVEALRERTDLIVQLSTGGAVTDPEADRLAVLDAGPEMASCTMGTVNFGDDVFLNRWEFIVELHTRMQDRGIVPEYEIFDLGQLAALQRLLDRHGLPAGGHVHVDLVMGVPGGMPGTADALVACRQAMRDLPAGSTFSATGIGRASLPVMFAALADGGHLRVGMEDTLSYAKGRPVDSNMQLVARAVSLAQVAQRPPATPAQARELLGVAAR comes from the coding sequence ATGACGACAACGACGTTGATCACGGTCGCCCCGACCGGCGCCGAGTCGGCCAAGAGTGAGGTGCCGGCCCTGCCGGTGACCCTCGACGAGCTGCTGCGTACGGCGATCGAATGCGAGGCGATCGGCGCCTCGGTGATCCACGTCCATGTCCGGGACGACGCCGCCGCTCCCACCCTCGACCAGGGTCGGCTGCGGGCCACCGTCGAGGCGTTGCGCGAGCGGACCGACCTGATCGTCCAGCTCTCCACCGGCGGCGCGGTCACCGACCCGGAAGCCGACCGGCTGGCCGTGCTCGACGCCGGCCCGGAGATGGCGTCCTGCACGATGGGTACCGTCAACTTCGGTGACGACGTGTTCCTCAACCGCTGGGAGTTCATCGTCGAGTTGCACACCCGGATGCAGGACCGGGGGATCGTGCCCGAGTACGAGATCTTCGACCTGGGGCAGCTCGCCGCGTTGCAGCGACTGCTCGACCGTCACGGGCTGCCGGCCGGTGGGCATGTGCACGTCGACCTGGTGATGGGGGTGCCGGGCGGGATGCCGGGCACGGCGGATGCGTTGGTCGCCTGCCGGCAGGCGATGCGGGACCTGCCGGCCGGCAGCACCTTTTCGGCGACCGGCATCGGCCGGGCCAGCCTGCCGGTGATGTTCGCGGCGCTGGCCGACGGCGGGCATCTGCGGGTCGGCATGGAGGACACCTTGAGTTACGCCAAGGGGCGCCCGGTGGACTCGAACATGCAGCTGGTGGCGCGGGCGGTCAGCCTGGCTCAGGTGGCGCAGCGCCCGCCGGCGACTCCGGCGCAGGCGCGGGAACTGTTGGGGGTGGCGGCGAGGTGA
- the ygfZ gene encoding CAF17-like 4Fe-4S cluster assembly/insertion protein YgfZ, translating into MMNLPGAVDIAAVAPGSRDAGVAAHYGDPMREQRRLATEVGLVDRSNRGVLAVPGVERIGWLHTLTTQHLATLQAGQGTELLVLSPNGHVEQHAMVAEDGATTWLDTEPLMADELLAYLLKMRFFTQVDPAVVTADWALLSLVGPGAVEAAGRLGVTGLAEPDLLAVPGPKFAAGSLPGRPTTLYAVTPLPADGPYAGGWARRVPLGVDLLVPRAAMAQLVTASTDAGVAPAGLWAYEAIRVESRTPRVGLETDHRAIPAEVGLLGPAVHLDKGCYRGQETVARVHNLGRPPRRLVLLHLDGVVSDTPPDAGTPLTLDGRAVGFVGTAVRHHELGMVALAVLKRNVPDDAELRAGEFVAAIEP; encoded by the coding sequence ATGATGAACCTGCCTGGTGCGGTGGATATCGCCGCCGTTGCCCCCGGGTCCCGCGACGCCGGGGTGGCCGCCCACTACGGCGACCCGATGCGTGAGCAGCGCCGACTGGCCACCGAGGTCGGCCTCGTCGACCGGAGTAACCGGGGCGTGCTGGCGGTGCCGGGCGTGGAGCGCATCGGCTGGCTGCACACCCTCACCACCCAGCACCTGGCCACGCTGCAGGCCGGGCAGGGCACCGAGTTGCTGGTGCTCTCCCCGAACGGGCACGTCGAACAGCACGCCATGGTCGCCGAGGACGGTGCCACCACCTGGCTGGACACCGAGCCGCTGATGGCCGACGAACTGCTCGCGTACCTGTTGAAGATGCGCTTCTTCACCCAGGTCGACCCGGCGGTGGTGACCGCCGACTGGGCGCTGTTGTCGCTGGTCGGCCCCGGTGCGGTCGAGGCCGCGGGCCGGCTCGGCGTGACCGGGCTGGCCGAGCCGGACCTGCTCGCGGTGCCGGGTCCGAAGTTCGCCGCCGGGTCGCTGCCCGGCCGACCGACCACGCTGTACGCGGTGACGCCACTGCCGGCCGACGGCCCGTACGCGGGTGGCTGGGCGCGGCGGGTGCCGCTCGGGGTCGACCTGCTGGTGCCCCGGGCCGCGATGGCGCAGTTGGTGACCGCGTCGACCGATGCCGGTGTGGCTCCGGCCGGTCTGTGGGCGTACGAGGCGATCCGGGTCGAATCGCGTACCCCCCGGGTCGGTCTGGAGACCGATCACCGGGCGATTCCGGCGGAAGTCGGCCTGCTCGGGCCGGCGGTCCACCTGGACAAGGGCTGCTACCGGGGGCAGGAGACGGTCGCCCGGGTGCACAACCTGGGTCGGCCGCCACGCCGGCTGGTGCTGCTGCACCTGGACGGGGTCGTCAGCGACACCCCACCGGACGCCGGCACCCCGTTGACGCTGGACGGACGCGCGGTCGGGTTCGTCGGCACCGCGGTGCGCCACCACGAGCTCGGCATGGTCGCCTTGGCGGTGCTCAAGCGCAACGTGCCGGACGACGCCGAACTACGTGCCGGGGAGTTCGTCGCGGCCATCGAGCCCTGA
- a CDS encoding Fur family transcriptional regulator codes for MADSSLAEVLRSRGLRLTAQRQLILEAVHELGHATPEQVHNAVREVAAGVNITTIYRTLELLEELGLVTHAHLSHGSPTFHPVTDDQHVHLVCRFCKSVSEMDPALAEPLIAALAKEQGFKVDIGHMALFGTCERCGDKS; via the coding sequence GTGGCTGACTCTTCGCTGGCTGAGGTGCTGCGCTCGCGTGGGCTGCGGCTCACCGCGCAGCGCCAGTTGATCCTGGAGGCGGTGCACGAGCTGGGGCACGCCACCCCGGAGCAGGTGCACAACGCGGTGCGTGAGGTCGCCGCCGGGGTCAACATCACCACCATCTACCGCACCTTGGAGCTGCTCGAGGAGTTGGGCCTGGTCACCCACGCCCATCTGTCGCACGGCTCACCAACCTTCCATCCGGTGACCGACGACCAGCATGTGCACCTGGTCTGCCGGTTCTGCAAGTCGGTCTCGGAGATGGATCCGGCGCTGGCCGAGCCGCTGATCGCCGCGTTGGCCAAGGAGCAGGGCTTCAAGGTCGACATCGGGCACATGGCCTTGTTCGGCACCTGCGAGCGCTGCGGAGACAAATCATGA
- a CDS encoding FABP family protein has translation MSASSAPGAGQSSAGQPGAGQPSAPESPDRPPWLDAPPVDPYPYEESHDLRVGPKLHPALNALLPYIGVWRGRGGGTYPTIENFDYAQEIRISHDGRPFLRYESRAWLLDEQSRPVRPAGREVGWWRAVTDAEGRATGELEATMMTPTGVMELYLGRITGVRVELATDAVVRTGTAKEVTAGHRLFGIVDGALLYAQEMAAVGQPLSPHLSARLIRVAG, from the coding sequence ATGAGCGCGAGCAGCGCCCCCGGTGCGGGACAATCCAGCGCGGGACAGCCCGGTGCGGGACAACCCAGCGCACCGGAGAGCCCGGACCGGCCGCCGTGGCTGGACGCCCCGCCGGTGGATCCGTACCCGTACGAGGAGAGCCACGATCTGCGGGTCGGCCCGAAGCTGCACCCGGCGCTGAACGCCCTGCTGCCCTACATCGGGGTGTGGCGCGGGCGCGGGGGTGGCACCTACCCGACCATCGAGAACTTCGACTACGCGCAGGAGATCCGGATCAGCCACGACGGCCGACCCTTCCTGCGCTACGAGTCGCGGGCCTGGCTGCTCGACGAGCAGTCCCGCCCGGTACGCCCGGCGGGTCGCGAGGTCGGCTGGTGGCGGGCGGTGACCGACGCCGAAGGGCGGGCCACCGGTGAGCTGGAAGCGACGATGATGACCCCGACCGGGGTGATGGAGCTCTACCTGGGCCGGATCACCGGCGTACGGGTCGAGTTGGCCACCGACGCCGTGGTGCGTACCGGCACCGCCAAGGAAGTCACCGCCGGGCACCGGCTGTTCGGCATCGTCGACGGTGCCCTGCTGTACGCGCAGGAGATGGCGGCCGTCGGCCAGCCACTGTCCCCGCACCTGTCGGCCCGGCTGATCCGGGTCGCGGGCTGA
- the mtfM gene encoding small membrane protein MtfM: MVTEIGFVSLLVAGFGALAGGLVYLAVRICRGRW; encoded by the coding sequence ATGGTTACCGAGATCGGGTTCGTCAGCCTGCTGGTGGCGGGTTTCGGCGCGCTCGCCGGTGGCCTGGTCTACCTCGCGGTCCGCATCTGCCGTGGACGCTGGTGA
- a CDS encoding DsrE family protein, whose protein sequence is MARILVVKATAGSDEPERCAQAFTVAGTAAAAGVEVSLWLTGESAWFGLPGRAAEFDLPHSAPLPDLLDAVLASGGKVTVCTQCAARRQIGPDDVLPGVRIAGAAVFVEEIMADNAQALVY, encoded by the coding sequence ATGGCTCGCATTCTCGTCGTGAAGGCGACCGCTGGCTCGGACGAGCCGGAGCGGTGCGCCCAGGCGTTCACCGTAGCGGGCACCGCCGCTGCGGCTGGCGTCGAGGTGTCGCTGTGGCTGACCGGTGAATCGGCGTGGTTCGGGCTGCCCGGTCGGGCCGCCGAGTTCGACCTGCCGCACTCGGCCCCGCTGCCCGACCTGCTGGACGCGGTGCTGGCCAGCGGGGGCAAGGTCACGGTCTGTACGCAGTGCGCCGCCCGCCGCCAGATCGGCCCGGACGACGTGCTGCCCGGCGTACGGATCGCCGGGGCGGCCGTCTTCGTCGAGGAAATCATGGCCGACAACGCCCAGGCCCTCGTCTACTGA
- a CDS encoding S8 family serine peptidase has product MRHAVAVGLVALLAVTAQPAAASAAPPQTTAAAASAGSPASGTTAQISAELAATLDRQGTADFLVYLREQADLSRAVSAAEAGLPAGSRRADARAAAVFHELTDTADHSQQELRQLLDKQKADYTTYWIANAVRVTGDRGLADQIAALPEVQRLEPTHSYPLLTPEPAAPVTGDDAGTTAVEWNLTNVRAPQVWSEFGTSGEGIVVATIDSGVQHDHPALAASYRGTDGAGGYDHAYNWFDPTGICPAGTPCDNNGHGTHVTGTMTGDDGGTNQTGVAPGARWIAAKGCEVDTCSDASLLAAGQWVLAPTDSAGANPRPDLRADVVNNSWGGGQNDPWYRQTVDAWVAAGIFPAFAIGNEGPACGTASSPGDYPQAYAAGNYDVNNVIAARSSRGASRVDGAVKPNIAAPGTAIRSSVPGGGYAAYSGTSMASPHVAATVALAWSAAPTLHGDLAATRALLDGTAIDTDDTSCGGTAANNNNFGEGRLDAYAVVDSAPRGPAGRVTGVVTGDGEPLAGATVATDERSVTSAADGSYTLTLPPGEHTLTASAFGYQPATATVTVTEDGTVTQGFDLAATTVVTLTGRVTDGSGHGWPLYAKIEVDGQPEAVTFTDPATGRYTLTVPGGTALSLVATATLPGYQQTRVEVPAGETDRTVNLAVPVTAECVTPGYAASFSDPLLAEDFAGTDTPADWSVVERTTGGGWEFTDIGSRGNLTGGADGFANIDSDALGVGQTQDTDLVTPTLDLSGADAPYLRFASDWRAVGFSDSAEVGVSVDGGTTWTSVWRQTASRRGPRVEEIPLTGLAGAEQALIRFRFQGTYAWWWQVDDVEVVDRSCTPQPGGLLVGTTTDHNTGAALNGVTVASTTDPTIRAVSAATPADPALADGFYQMFSPLVGEQEFTATRAPYQARSRTVTVVADGARRADFSVKAGRVVLSPTSPVISHQPYGSTRKATVTVTNTGSAPADVEMLTTGGDFELLSRTGAELAEHRVKGISKSWQGQAYGAAAAAAPTRIGAAPAVDEAWTRAPDHPTAVFDNAAATLGGKVYSVAGGSTTGTERDAWVYDPVTDAWSALPDLPTARSKPVLAAAGGKLYVFGGWGAGGTPVASVDVFDPAVGAWATLAATSPAPRAAAGSAVIGDTVYLIGGCIDGTCTDSRTVLAFDTTAGTFRARADYPVAVSWLACGGIGERAYCAGGAGAVEYRSAYAYDPAADAWSPLPDLPLDLWGGQFAAAGGLLVIAGGVTGASTTVTNRTVGFDPAAGTWRDLPNTQFARYRGAGACGAYKIGGSPTSFVGSTQVEVLAGLELCDAASEIGWLSSSPTAFTLAPGATRTVTVTLAATADAGVVQPGQYTATLGLRSNTPYPVGTVGVQMNVSPPASWAKVQGTVSGVSCAGVEVGVAGATIRLNSLTEPGTGYTLRTDATGGYAYWLPRGQYEIITAKDGWVPQAGEYRLPAGIVTTVDSVLDPVDPCPARLSGI; this is encoded by the coding sequence CTGCGTCACGCGGTCGCCGTCGGGTTGGTCGCGCTGCTCGCGGTCACCGCCCAGCCGGCCGCCGCCTCGGCCGCACCGCCGCAGACCACCGCAGCGGCGGCATCGGCCGGATCGCCGGCGTCCGGAACCACCGCGCAGATCAGCGCCGAACTCGCCGCCACCCTGGACCGGCAGGGCACCGCCGACTTCCTGGTCTACCTGCGGGAACAGGCCGACCTGTCCCGGGCGGTCAGCGCCGCCGAGGCCGGGCTGCCGGCCGGCAGTCGCCGCGCCGACGCCCGCGCCGCCGCCGTGTTCCACGAACTGACCGACACCGCCGACCACAGCCAGCAGGAGCTGCGGCAACTGCTGGACAAGCAGAAGGCCGACTACACGACGTACTGGATCGCCAACGCGGTCCGGGTCACCGGCGACCGCGGCCTCGCCGACCAGATCGCCGCGCTGCCCGAGGTGCAACGGCTGGAACCGACCCACAGCTACCCGCTGCTCACCCCGGAACCGGCGGCCCCGGTGACCGGTGACGACGCGGGCACCACCGCCGTCGAGTGGAACCTCACCAACGTCCGCGCCCCACAGGTCTGGTCGGAGTTCGGCACCAGCGGCGAAGGAATCGTGGTCGCCACCATCGACAGCGGCGTCCAGCACGACCACCCGGCGCTGGCCGCCAGCTACCGGGGCACCGACGGTGCCGGCGGATACGACCACGCCTACAACTGGTTCGACCCCACCGGCATCTGCCCGGCCGGCACCCCGTGCGACAACAACGGCCACGGCACCCACGTCACCGGCACGATGACCGGCGACGACGGCGGCACCAACCAGACCGGCGTCGCCCCGGGTGCCCGCTGGATCGCCGCCAAGGGCTGCGAGGTCGACACCTGCTCGGACGCCTCGCTACTCGCCGCCGGCCAGTGGGTGCTCGCCCCCACCGACAGCGCCGGCGCCAACCCGCGACCGGACCTGCGCGCCGACGTGGTCAACAACTCGTGGGGCGGCGGCCAGAACGACCCGTGGTACCGGCAGACCGTCGACGCCTGGGTCGCCGCCGGCATCTTCCCCGCCTTCGCCATCGGCAACGAGGGCCCGGCCTGTGGCACCGCCAGCTCCCCCGGCGACTACCCGCAGGCGTACGCGGCCGGCAACTACGACGTCAACAACGTGATCGCCGCCCGGTCCAGCCGGGGTGCGTCGCGGGTCGACGGCGCGGTCAAGCCGAACATCGCCGCGCCCGGCACCGCGATCCGCTCCAGCGTCCCAGGTGGCGGGTACGCCGCGTACAGCGGCACCTCGATGGCCTCCCCGCACGTGGCCGCCACCGTCGCGCTGGCCTGGTCGGCGGCGCCGACCCTGCACGGCGACCTCGCCGCCACCCGGGCCCTGCTCGACGGCACCGCGATCGACACCGACGACACCAGCTGCGGCGGGACCGCCGCCAACAACAACAACTTCGGCGAAGGGCGACTCGACGCGTACGCCGTGGTCGACTCGGCACCGCGCGGACCCGCCGGCCGGGTCACCGGCGTCGTCACCGGCGACGGCGAACCGCTGGCCGGCGCCACCGTGGCCACCGACGAGCGCAGCGTCACCAGCGCGGCCGACGGCAGCTACACGCTGACCCTGCCGCCCGGCGAGCACACCCTCACCGCCAGCGCGTTCGGCTACCAACCGGCCACCGCCACCGTCACCGTCACCGAGGACGGCACCGTCACGCAGGGCTTCGACCTCGCGGCGACCACCGTGGTCACCCTCACCGGGCGGGTCACCGACGGCTCCGGTCACGGTTGGCCGCTGTACGCCAAGATCGAAGTGGACGGCCAGCCGGAAGCGGTCACCTTCACCGACCCGGCCACCGGCCGCTACACCCTGACCGTGCCCGGCGGCACCGCGCTGTCGCTGGTGGCCACCGCGACCCTGCCCGGTTACCAGCAGACCCGGGTCGAGGTGCCGGCCGGCGAGACCGACCGTACGGTGAACCTCGCCGTCCCGGTCACCGCCGAATGCGTCACCCCCGGATACGCGGCCAGCTTCAGTGATCCGCTGCTCGCCGAGGACTTCGCCGGCACCGACACCCCGGCCGACTGGTCGGTGGTGGAGCGCACCACCGGCGGCGGCTGGGAGTTCACCGACATCGGCTCGCGCGGCAACCTCACCGGCGGTGCCGACGGCTTCGCCAACATCGACAGTGACGCGCTCGGCGTCGGCCAGACCCAGGACACCGACCTGGTCACCCCGACGCTGGACCTGTCCGGGGCGGACGCGCCGTACCTGCGGTTCGCCAGCGACTGGCGGGCGGTCGGCTTCAGCGACAGCGCCGAGGTGGGCGTCTCCGTCGACGGCGGCACCACCTGGACCAGTGTGTGGCGCCAGACCGCCAGCCGGCGCGGCCCGCGTGTCGAGGAGATCCCGTTGACCGGGCTGGCCGGTGCCGAGCAGGCGCTGATCCGGTTCCGCTTCCAGGGCACCTACGCCTGGTGGTGGCAGGTCGACGACGTCGAGGTGGTCGACCGCAGCTGCACCCCGCAACCCGGTGGCCTGCTGGTCGGCACCACGACCGACCACAACACCGGGGCGGCGTTGAACGGTGTCACCGTGGCCAGCACCACCGACCCGACCATCCGGGCGGTCTCCGCCGCCACGCCGGCCGACCCGGCCCTGGCCGACGGCTTCTACCAGATGTTCTCCCCGCTGGTCGGGGAGCAGGAGTTCACCGCTACCCGGGCGCCGTACCAGGCGCGCAGCCGCACGGTGACGGTGGTGGCCGACGGTGCCCGACGCGCCGACTTCTCGGTCAAGGCCGGCCGGGTGGTGCTCAGCCCGACCAGTCCGGTGATCTCCCACCAGCCGTACGGCAGCACCCGCAAGGCCACCGTCACGGTGACCAATACCGGTAGCGCGCCGGCCGACGTGGAGATGCTGACCACCGGCGGCGATTTCGAACTGCTCTCGCGTACCGGTGCGGAGCTGGCCGAACATCGGGTCAAGGGGATCAGCAAGTCCTGGCAGGGTCAGGCGTACGGTGCTGCGGCAGCGGCGGCACCGACCCGGATCGGTGCCGCCCCGGCAGTCGACGAGGCATGGACCCGGGCTCCGGACCACCCGACCGCGGTCTTCGACAACGCGGCGGCCACCCTCGGCGGCAAGGTCTACTCGGTCGCCGGTGGCAGCACCACCGGCACCGAACGCGACGCCTGGGTGTACGACCCGGTCACCGACGCCTGGAGTGCCCTGCCCGACCTGCCGACGGCCCGCAGCAAGCCGGTGCTGGCGGCGGCCGGCGGCAAGCTCTACGTCTTCGGCGGCTGGGGTGCCGGCGGTACGCCGGTCGCCAGCGTGGACGTGTTCGATCCGGCGGTCGGTGCCTGGGCCACCCTCGCGGCGACCAGCCCGGCTCCCCGGGCGGCGGCCGGTTCCGCCGTGATCGGCGACACCGTCTACCTGATCGGTGGCTGCATCGACGGCACCTGCACCGACTCCCGTACGGTGCTGGCCTTCGACACCACCGCCGGCACGTTCCGGGCCCGGGCCGACTATCCGGTGGCCGTCTCGTGGCTGGCCTGCGGCGGCATCGGCGAGCGGGCCTACTGCGCCGGTGGAGCCGGTGCGGTCGAGTACCGCTCGGCGTACGCCTACGATCCGGCGGCCGACGCCTGGAGCCCACTGCCGGACCTGCCGCTGGATCTGTGGGGCGGCCAGTTCGCGGCGGCGGGCGGTCTGCTGGTGATCGCCGGTGGGGTCACCGGGGCGTCGACCACGGTGACGAACCGGACGGTCGGCTTCGACCCGGCCGCCGGCACCTGGCGGGACCTGCCGAACACCCAGTTCGCCCGCTACCGGGGTGCCGGTGCCTGCGGCGCGTACAAGATCGGCGGGTCGCCGACGTCGTTCGTCGGGTCGACACAGGTCGAGGTGCTGGCCGGGTTGGAGTTGTGTGACGCCGCGTCGGAGATCGGCTGGCTGTCCAGCAGCCCGACCGCTTTCACCCTGGCCCCGGGGGCGACCCGCACGGTGACCGTCACACTGGCGGCCACCGCCGACGCCGGGGTGGTCCAGCCCGGGCAGTACACGGCCACCCTCGGGTTGCGCTCGAACACCCCGTACCCGGTGGGCACGGTCGGCGTGCAGATGAACGTGTCACCGCCGGCGTCCTGGGCGAAGGTCCAGGGCACCGTCTCCGGCGTCAGCTGCGCCGGGGTCGAGGTCGGCGTGGCCGGGGCGACCATCCGGCTCAACTCGCTGACCGAACCGGGCACCGGCTACACGTTGCGCACCGACGCCACGGGCGGCTACGCGTACTGGTTGCCGCGCGGGCAGTACGAGATCATCACCGCGAAGGACGGTTGGGTGCCGCAGGCCGGCGAGTACCGGTTGCCGGCCGGGATCGTCACCACGGTCGACTCGGTGCTCGATCCGGTGGACCCCTGCCCGGCCCGGCTGAGCGGGATCTGA
- a CDS encoding lamin tail domain-containing protein encodes MLKTVGILTAALIGVATSLTIAAPASAAPNLRVHSVQYSPNGLDDGSGTLYNREWLQLVNRSNSAVNLQGYTVHNSGGRTYRFGDVVIPGNGGRVWLRSGAGDDTARTVYWNNSGFVWKVDGDKAFLRNRKGQALHTCSWTYVENRDWVRCPVSP; translated from the coding sequence ATGTTGAAAACTGTCGGCATCCTGACGGCTGCCCTGATCGGTGTGGCCACGTCACTGACCATTGCGGCACCGGCGAGCGCGGCGCCGAACCTGCGGGTACACAGTGTCCAGTACAGCCCGAACGGGCTCGACGACGGCAGCGGGACGCTGTACAACCGGGAATGGCTGCAGCTGGTCAACCGCAGCAACAGCGCGGTCAACCTGCAGGGCTACACGGTGCACAACAGCGGCGGCCGGACGTACCGGTTCGGTGACGTCGTCATCCCCGGCAACGGCGGCCGGGTGTGGCTGCGCTCCGGCGCCGGCGACGACACGGCGCGGACCGTCTACTGGAACAACAGCGGATTCGTGTGGAAGGTCGACGGCGACAAGGCATTCCTGCGTAACCGTAAAGGACAAGCCCTGCACACCTGCTCCTGGACCTACGTGGAGAACCGGGACTGGGTGCGATGCCCGGTCAGCCCGTGA
- a CDS encoding lamin tail domain-containing protein, whose product MVELREPLTSPAEAKMRKVIGTLMAMVVGLVGVVAISAPASARAPDVRINSIKFGVFAADQSLGREWIELINRGPEAVNLRGFTVQNGSGANYGFNGDVMIAGQGGRLWLHAGTGVDTDVSRYWQNGNFVWDDAADQATLRSRQGFVTHTCTYADMGDGRFKRCPVIT is encoded by the coding sequence GTGGTTGAGCTGCGGGAACCGCTCACGTCGCCAGCGGAGGCAAAAATGCGAAAAGTCATCGGGACGCTGATGGCGATGGTGGTGGGGCTCGTCGGAGTCGTCGCCATCTCGGCACCCGCCAGCGCTCGCGCGCCGGATGTGCGGATCAACAGCATCAAGTTCGGGGTGTTCGCGGCAGACCAGTCGCTCGGCCGGGAATGGATCGAGCTGATCAACCGGGGACCGGAGGCCGTCAACCTGCGGGGGTTCACCGTGCAGAACGGCAGTGGCGCGAACTACGGCTTCAACGGTGACGTCATGATCGCCGGCCAGGGAGGGCGGCTCTGGCTGCACGCTGGCACGGGTGTCGACACGGACGTCAGCCGCTATTGGCAGAACGGCAACTTCGTCTGGGACGATGCCGCCGACCAGGCCACCCTGCGTAGCCGGCAGGGTTTCGTGACCCACACGTGCACCTACGCCGACATGGGCGACGGCCGGTTCAAGCGCTGCCCGGTCATCACCTGA
- a CDS encoding DUF1416 domain-containing protein, with amino-acid sequence MTAVTSSGAATSSGCAAPDQSAPLPAGVDLAKETVITGTVRSAGGEAVAGAYVRLLDATGEFTAEVVTSPAGQFRFFAAPGSWTLRALSRHGNGDLPVTATQGVNEVGVTVGS; translated from the coding sequence ATGACAGCAGTGACATCGTCGGGCGCCGCAACCTCGTCGGGCTGCGCCGCCCCGGACCAGTCGGCGCCGCTGCCGGCCGGCGTCGACCTGGCCAAGGAGACCGTGATCACCGGCACCGTGCGCTCCGCCGGGGGCGAGGCCGTCGCCGGGGCGTACGTGCGGCTGCTCGACGCCACCGGGGAGTTCACCGCCGAGGTGGTGACCTCACCGGCCGGCCAGTTCCGGTTCTTCGCCGCTCCGGGCAGCTGGACCCTGCGGGCCCTGTCCCGGCACGGCAACGGCGATCTCCCGGTGACCGCCACCCAGGGCGTCAACGAGGTGGGTGTCACCGTCGGCAGTTGA
- a CDS encoding sulfurtransferase: protein MSRDTALVSADWAEKNIDAPGVVFVEVDEDTSAYDGGHIAGAIKIDWKTDLQDPVRRDFINKSQFEALLSERGIGNDDVVVLYGGNNNWFAAYAYWYFKLYGHGDVKLLDGGRKKWELDARPMTTEVTTRPATQYVAQEPDSSIRAFRDEVVAAIGTQNLVDVRSPDEYAGRLLAPAHLPQEQAQRAGHIPTAVSVPWSKAANEDGTFKSDDELRALYADAGLEDGKDTIAYCRIGERSSHTWFVLKELLGHSNVKNYDGSWTEYGSLIGVPVVLGDEPGKA from the coding sequence ATGAGTCGCGACACCGCACTCGTTTCGGCCGACTGGGCCGAGAAGAACATCGACGCCCCGGGCGTCGTCTTCGTCGAGGTCGACGAGGACACCAGCGCGTACGACGGTGGCCACATCGCCGGCGCGATCAAGATCGACTGGAAGACCGACCTGCAGGACCCGGTGCGCCGCGACTTCATCAACAAGTCGCAGTTCGAGGCGCTGCTGTCCGAGCGCGGCATCGGCAACGACGACGTCGTCGTGCTCTACGGCGGCAACAACAACTGGTTCGCCGCCTACGCGTACTGGTACTTCAAGCTGTACGGCCACGGCGACGTCAAGCTGCTCGACGGTGGCCGCAAGAAGTGGGAGCTGGACGCCCGTCCGATGACCACCGAGGTGACCACCCGCCCCGCCACCCAGTACGTCGCCCAGGAGCCGGACAGCTCGATCCGGGCGTTCCGCGACGAGGTCGTCGCCGCGATCGGCACCCAGAACCTGGTCGACGTCCGCTCGCCCGACGAGTACGCCGGCCGGCTGCTCGCCCCCGCCCACCTGCCGCAGGAGCAGGCGCAGCGGGCCGGGCACATCCCGACCGCGGTCAGCGTGCCGTGGTCCAAGGCGGCCAACGAGGACGGCACCTTCAAGTCCGACGACGAGCTGCGGGCGCTGTACGCCGACGCGGGCCTCGAAGACGGCAAGGACACCATCGCGTACTGCCGGATCGGCGAGCGTTCCTCGCACACCTGGTTCGTGCTCAAGGAGCTGCTCGGGCACTCCAACGTGAAGAACTACGACGGATCCTGGACCGAGTACGGCTCGCTCATCGGTGTGCCGGTGGTGCTCGGCGACGAACCTGGAAAGGCGTGA
- a CDS encoding Ms5788A family Cys-rich leader peptide — MGKFLTKRRAVDLCRVAACLCRPVL; from the coding sequence ATGGGGAAGTTCCTCACCAAGAGGCGCGCGGTCGACCTGTGCCGTGTGGCCGCCTGCCTGTGTCGCCCTGTCCTTTGA